One Hordeum vulgare subsp. vulgare chromosome 4H, MorexV3_pseudomolecules_assembly, whole genome shotgun sequence DNA window includes the following coding sequences:
- the LOC123449236 gene encoding AP-3 complex subunit sigma translates to MIQAVMVISTLGKPRLLKFYNFQDPEKHQELVRSVFQSLSARPEGVSNFVEADAIFGPGTKLVYKHLATLYFIFVFDSSENELAMLDLVQVFVETLNRCFKNVCELDIVFNFNKLHTVLDEMILGGQVIETSSEQIMKSVEEIARLEKQSSTTSLIPKSISERFSR, encoded by the exons ATGATCCAGGCGGTGATGGTTATCAGCACTCTGGGCAAGCCCCGCCTCCTCAAGTTCTACAATTTCCAG GACCCGGAGAAGCATCAGGAGCTGGTCCGCAGCGTCTTCCAGT CGTTGTCTGCGAGGCCGGAGGGTGTGAGCAATTTCGTCGAGGCCGATGCAATCTTTGGACCG GGAACGAAACTGGTCTACAAGCATTTGGCAACACTATacttcatctttgtctttgatagCTCGGAGAATGAGCTTGCCATGCTCGACCTCGTACAAG TTTTTGTTGAAACATTGAATAGGTGCTTCAAGAATGTATGTGAGCTTGATATTGTATTTAACTTCAACAAG CTTCACACAGTTTTGGATGAAATGATACTGGGAGGACAAGTGATTGAAACAAGTTCAGAGCAAATAATGAAATCTGTAGAAGAGATTGCGAG GTTAGAGAAACAATCAAGCACAACTAGCCTCATACCAAAGTCGATATCGGAGCGTTTCAGCCGTTAA